A single genomic interval of Carassius gibelio isolate Cgi1373 ecotype wild population from Czech Republic chromosome A22, carGib1.2-hapl.c, whole genome shotgun sequence harbors:
- the LOC127942883 gene encoding uncharacterized protein LOC127942883: MFNSFVLFCLCLCRLVDVTDAVRRISVMGGDSVTLHNDVSEAQKYLLIQWMFGSTRIAEMNRLTQTISIYDSADGRFRDRLKLDQIGSLTITNARTTDSGLYQLIIVGDETIYMSFNLTVYETPRSSTSSESSSSSNPVTSSSVVNKSTVNQTENNNSTEPHQPSSDKIHCCSFTEAAIRLVLSALVGVATVAVLVYDIRSTRSELIRTEETKHCHQTHVKSDQQNELGGRESSVYVQM, from the exons ATGTTTAACtcttttgttttattctgtttgtGCCTTTGTCGTCTGGTTG ATGTGACCGATGCGGTGAGGAGAATATCAGTGATGGGGGGAGATTCTGTCACGCTACACAATGATGTTTCTGAAGCACAGAAATATTTGTTGATACAGTGGATGTTTGGAAGCACAAGAATAGCTGAAATGAACAGACTTACACAAACCATCTCAATCTATGATAGTGCCGATGgaagattcagagacagactcaAACTGGATCAGattggatctctgaccatcacaaacgccagaaccacagactctggactttatcaaCTCATAATTGTCGGCGATGAAACCATATACATGAGTTTTAATcttacagtctatg AGACTCCACGAAGTTCTACATCATCAGAAAGTTCATCAAGCTCCAATCCTGTGACATCCAGCTCTGTGGTGAACAAATcaactgtcaatcaaactgaGAATAACAACTCTACTGAACCCCATCAGCCGAGTTCAG acaaGATCCACTGTTGTAGTTTCACTGAAGCTGCGATCCGATTGGTTCTCTCTGCTTTGGTGGGCGTGGCTACAGTTGCTGTgctggtttatgacatcagatcaACAAGAAGTGAACTGATCAGGACAGAAGAGACGAAACATTGCCATCAGACTCATGTTAAATCAGACCAGCAGAATGAATTGGGCGGAAGGGAGAGTTCCGTATATGTCCAGATGTAA